A DNA window from Etheostoma spectabile isolate EspeVRDwgs_2016 chromosome 22, UIUC_Espe_1.0, whole genome shotgun sequence contains the following coding sequences:
- the idi1 gene encoding isopentenyl-diphosphate Delta-isomerase 1 isoform X1, producing MVRAVWAVLRMVSCEGAAVLKSNVPGAGRVAAPRHRSIYTPVTFRRAISSEVRPPAVTMPKITTDHLDEKQVQLLAEMCILIDEDDHEIGADTKKNCHLNSNIDNGLLHRAFSVFIFNSEEKLLLQQRSDAKITFPGCFTNTCCSHPLHTESELEEKEAIGVRRAAQRRLKAELGIPMEQVTPDEMTYLTRIHYKAQSDGVWGEHEIDYILFMQKDVELNPDPNEIKSHCYVSKEEMKEMLEKAKRKELEITPWFSLIAETFLFQWWDNLQNLKQFMDHNRIHRM from the exons ATGGTGCGGGCTGTGTGGGCGGTGCTTCGGATGGTGTCCTGCGAGGGAGCCGCTGTGCTGAAATCAAACGTACCTGGCGCTGGCAGAGTTGCTGCACCGCGACACAGATCTATTTACACTCCTGTTACTTTCCGCAGAGCTATATCAAG TGAGGTGAGACCGCCTGCAGTCACAATGCCCAAGATAACCACAGATCACCTGGACGAGAAGCAGGTACAGCTGCTGGCCGAGATGTGCATCCTCATCGACGAGGACGACCACGAGATCGGAGCGGACACCAAGAAGAACTGCCACCTCAACTCCAACATTGACAACG GTTTACTACACAGAGCGTTCAGCGTGTTCATTTTCAACAGTGAGGAGAAGCTGCTCTTACAACAGAGGTCTGATGCCAAAATCACGTTTCCAG GCTGTTTCACAAACACATGCTGCAGTCACCCTTTACACACAGAGAGTGagctggaggagaaggaggcaaTAGGAGTGAGGAGAGCTGCTCAGAGGAGACTCAAAGCTGAACTGGGTATCCCCATGGAAcag GTGACCCCCGATGAAATGACGTACCTGACAAGGATCCACTACAAGGCCCAGTCGGACGGCGTGTGGGGGGAACATGAGATCGACTACATCCTCTTCATGCAGAAG GACGTGGAGTTGAACCCAGACCCCAATGAGATTAAAAGCCACTGCTATGTGAGCAaggaggagatgaaggagatgTTAGAGAAGGCCAAGCGCAAAGAACTGGAGATCACACCCTGGTTCAGTCTCATCGCAGAGACCTTCCTGTTCCAGTGGTGGGACAACCTGCAGAACCTCAAGCAGTTCATGGATCACAACAGGATCCACCGCATGTAA
- the idi1 gene encoding isopentenyl-diphosphate Delta-isomerase 1 isoform X2 — protein MPKITTDHLDEKQVQLLAEMCILIDEDDHEIGADTKKNCHLNSNIDNGLLHRAFSVFIFNSEEKLLLQQRSDAKITFPGCFTNTCCSHPLHTESELEEKEAIGVRRAAQRRLKAELGIPMEQVTPDEMTYLTRIHYKAQSDGVWGEHEIDYILFMQKDVELNPDPNEIKSHCYVSKEEMKEMLEKAKRKELEITPWFSLIAETFLFQWWDNLQNLKQFMDHNRIHRM, from the exons ATGCCCAAGATAACCACAGATCACCTGGACGAGAAGCAGGTACAGCTGCTGGCCGAGATGTGCATCCTCATCGACGAGGACGACCACGAGATCGGAGCGGACACCAAGAAGAACTGCCACCTCAACTCCAACATTGACAACG GTTTACTACACAGAGCGTTCAGCGTGTTCATTTTCAACAGTGAGGAGAAGCTGCTCTTACAACAGAGGTCTGATGCCAAAATCACGTTTCCAG GCTGTTTCACAAACACATGCTGCAGTCACCCTTTACACACAGAGAGTGagctggaggagaaggaggcaaTAGGAGTGAGGAGAGCTGCTCAGAGGAGACTCAAAGCTGAACTGGGTATCCCCATGGAAcag GTGACCCCCGATGAAATGACGTACCTGACAAGGATCCACTACAAGGCCCAGTCGGACGGCGTGTGGGGGGAACATGAGATCGACTACATCCTCTTCATGCAGAAG GACGTGGAGTTGAACCCAGACCCCAATGAGATTAAAAGCCACTGCTATGTGAGCAaggaggagatgaaggagatgTTAGAGAAGGCCAAGCGCAAAGAACTGGAGATCACACCCTGGTTCAGTCTCATCGCAGAGACCTTCCTGTTCCAGTGGTGGGACAACCTGCAGAACCTCAAGCAGTTCATGGATCACAACAGGATCCACCGCATGTAA